The DNA region TGAATTTCACGGCGTTGGACAACAGGTTCAACAGGATCTGGCGTACCCGCATGGGGTCGCCATAGACCTGGGGCAGGTTTCCGGAAACGTTGTCGAGCAGCCGCGTGCGGTTGCGGGCGGCGCGTTGCTGGACCAAGCGCAGGGCCGAGCCGATTACCGCGCGGATGTCGATCCTTTCCTGTTTCATGTCGAGCACGTCGGTCTCTATGCGTGAGACGTCCAGGATGTCGCTGATGATTTCCAGCAGGTGCACGCCCGCCTTGCGGATGTTCTCCAGGTAGCCTTTGTAGGAGGCTCCCAGCGGGCCGTGCAGTTCCAACAGCGACATTTCCGAAAAGCCGATCACCGCGTTCAGCGGCGTGCGCAGTTCATGGCTCATGTTGGCCAGAAACTCGACCTTCGCCCGGTTGGCCATTTCCGCCTGTTCCTTGGCGCGCTGGAGGCGGATTTCGTTCTCGCGGCGCTCGGAGATATCGGCCAGCATACAGATGATCCCACCCTCGCGGGTCTTGCGGTCGCTGGCCAGCAACGTGCGTCCGTCCTTGAGCTGGAGTTGGACCGACCCTTGGCCGCGGTTGAGGATCCAGTCGGCCGCCGGGCCGTCAACCCGGATGTCGCCGCTGGCGACCATCTGACGGACCAGAGTGGAAAACTCGATACCCGGTCCCACGTCGCCCGCCCCGGCAGGAAGGAGCCGGCGGTAAGCGTCGTTGCAGACCACCAGGCGCCCTTCGGTATCCCATAGCGCGAACCCGTCGCGCCACCCGTCGACCGCTTCGGCAAGAAGTTTCAGACGTTCGGCATCGGGCTGGCGGCGCCGTTCCTCGTACAGGGCCGCGATGCCGAAGGCCGTGAAGGCAATGCCGCCCAGGTAGCCGAATCCTACCTCAAGCAGGACGATAACCGTCGAGCCAACGAGATGCCTAGCGTCGGCCAGGGTGTGGACGAGGGTGCCGAACAGGACCAGCGTCAGCCCAACCAGGATGTACCGCCAAGCGCCGTCCCGGTTGCCGCGGGTGGCCAGCCACAGCCCCAGGAGAGCCCCCGCGATGGCGAGCGCCTTGATCGTATCCACAGCCAACTCAAGG from Magnetospirillum sp. WYHS-4 includes:
- a CDS encoding ATP-binding protein, which translates into the protein MEEREVLELAVDTIKALAIAGALLGLWLATRGNRDGAWRYILVGLTLVLFGTLVHTLADARHLVGSTVIVLLEVGFGYLGGIAFTAFGIAALYEERRRQPDAERLKLLAEAVDGWRDGFALWDTEGRLVVCNDAYRRLLPAGAGDVGPGIEFSTLVRQMVASGDIRVDGPAADWILNRGQGSVQLQLKDGRTLLASDRKTREGGIICMLADISERRENEIRLQRAKEQAEMANRAKVEFLANMSHELRTPLNAVIGFSEMSLLELHGPLGASYKGYLENIRKAGVHLLEIISDILDVSRIETDVLDMKQERIDIRAVIGSALRLVQQRAARNRTRLLDNVSGNLPQVYGDPMRVRQILLNLLSNAVKFTPEGGEVSVDAGLDADGGLAITVRDTGVGMDSEDIPKAMEPFNQLESVLERRHEGTGLGLYLARQLAQAHDGTLVLESRKGKGTTATVRFPRERLRPRPDENGTIMGEAS